From Shewanella psychrophila, a single genomic window includes:
- a CDS encoding OmpA family protein, with protein sequence MMFVFKHLMSTALINKAAVVLVTSLTLVACSTQTYVSDENTDKFAGIKVDKFLISEIVTEIKQILPPNKKVFISLISHFDFDSSLLTAEDKIELDKLIRQVSSLEGRLVIKGHTDYQGSDVYNENLSMQRALIIQNYLQEYLTPVHYEFSVEHFGELQPIIESHSLEANALNRRALVIFTER encoded by the coding sequence ATGATGTTCGTATTCAAGCATTTAATGTCGACAGCATTAATAAATAAAGCTGCTGTGGTACTGGTAACTAGCCTGACTCTGGTCGCTTGCTCCACTCAGACCTATGTGAGCGATGAAAACACTGATAAGTTTGCGGGGATCAAGGTAGATAAGTTTCTAATATCTGAAATTGTGACTGAGATTAAACAGATATTGCCGCCAAATAAGAAGGTATTTATCTCGCTAATTTCCCATTTTGACTTTGATTCGAGTTTACTCACGGCTGAAGATAAGATAGAGCTAGATAAACTGATCCGTCAGGTAAGCTCACTTGAGGGGAGGTTAGTGATTAAGGGGCATACCGACTATCAAGGCAGCGATGTTTATAATGAAAATCTCTCCATGCAAAGAGCCCTGATTATTCAAAATTATCTTCAAGAATACTTAACGCCTGTACACTATGAGTTTTCAGTAGAGCATTTTGGTGAACTACAACCCATTATTGAGTCTCACAGTTTAGAGGCTAACGCACTGAACAGGAGAGCCTTGGTGATATTTACCGAGAGATAA